In one Dama dama isolate Ldn47 chromosome 5, ASM3311817v1, whole genome shotgun sequence genomic region, the following are encoded:
- the SBNO1 gene encoding protein strawberry notch homolog 1: protein MVEPGQDLLLAALSESGISPNDLFDIDGGDAGLATPTPTPPIQQSMPLSALELGLETEAAVPVKQEPETVPTPALLNVRQQPPSTTTFVLNQINQLPTLGSTIVMTKTPPVTTNRQTITLTKFIQTTANTRPSVSAPAVRNAITSAPSKDQVQLKDLLKNNSLNELMKLKPPANIAQPVATAATDVSNGTVKKESSNKEVARIWINDMKMRSFSPTMKVPVVKEEDEPEEEDEEEMGHAETYAEYMPIKLKIGLRHPDAVVETSSLSSVTPPDVWYKTSISEETIDNGWLSALQLEAITYAAQQHETFLPNGDRAGFLIGDGAGVGKGRTIAGIIYENYLLSRKRALWFSVSNDLKYDAERDLRDIGAKNILVHSLNKFKYGKISSKHNGSVKKGVIFATYSSLIGESQSGGKYKTRLKQLLHWCGDDFDGVIVFDECHKAKNLCPVGSSKPTKTGLAVLELQNKLPKARVVYASATGASEPRNMAYMNRLGIWGEGTPFREFSDFIQAVERRGVGAMEIVAMDMKLRGMYIARQLSFTGVTFKIEEVLLSQSYVKMYNKAVKLWVIARERFQQAADLIDAEQRMKKSMWGQFWSAHQRFFKYLCIASKVKRVVQLAREEIKNGKCVVIGLQSTGEARTLEALEEGGGELNDFVSTAKGVLQSLIEKHFPAPDRKKLYSLLGIDLTAPSNSSSPRDSPCKENKTKKRKGEEITREAKKARKIGGLTGSSSDDSGSESDASDNEESDYESSKNMSSGDDDDFNPFRDESSEDDEDDPWLIRKDHKKNKDKKKRKSIDPDSIQSALLASGLGSKRPSFSSTPVISPAPNSAPANSNTNSNSSLITSQDAVERAQQMKKDLLDKLEKLAEDLPPNTLDELIDELGGPENVAEMTGRKGRVVSNDDGSISYESRSELDVPVEILNITEKQRFMDGDKNIAIISEAASSGISLQADRRAKNQRRRVHMTLELPWSADRAIQQFGRTHRSNQVTAPEYVFLISELAGEQRFASIVAKRLESLGALTHGDRRATESRDLSRFNFDNKYGRNALEIVMKSIVNLDSPMVSPPPDYPGEFFKDVRQGLIGVGLINVEDRSGILTLDKDYNNIGKFLNRILGMEVHQQNALFQYFADTLTAVVQNAKKNGRYDMGILDLGSGDEKVRKSDVKKFLTPGYSTSGHVELYTISVERGMSWEEATKIWAELTGPDDGFYLSLQIRNNKKTAILVKEVNPKKKLFLVYRPNTGKQLKLEIYADLKKKYKKVVSDDALVHWLDQYNSSADTCTHAYWRGNCKKASLGLVCEIGLRCRTYYVLCGSVLSVWTKVEGVLASVSGTNVKMQIVRLRTEDGQRIVGLIIPANCVSPLINLLSTSDQSQQLAVQQKQLWQQRHPQSIASLSST, encoded by the exons CAGCAGCCTCCATCTACTACAACGTTTGTGCTGAATCAGATAAATCAGCTTCCGACCTTGGGATCTACAATTGTAATGACTAAGACACCACCTGTAACCACGAATAGGCAAACCATCACTTTAACGAAGTTTATTCAGACTACTGCAAACACACGTCCTTCAGTCTCAGCACCAGCAGTACGAAATGCCATAACTTCTGCACCTTCAAAAGACCAAGTTCAACTGAAGGACCTGCTAAAAAATAATAGTCTGAATGAACTCATGAAACTGAAGCCACCGGCTAATATTGCTCAGCCAGTTGCAACAGCAGCTA CTGATGTAAGCAATGGCACAGTAAAGAAAGAGTCTTCTAATAAAGAAGTAGCAAGAATATGGataaatgacatgaaaatgaGGAGTTTTTCCCCGACCATG AAGGTCCCTGTTGTGAAAGAGGAAGATGAACCagaagaagaagatgaagaagaaatggGTCATGCGGAAACCTATGCAgagtatatgccaataaaat TAAAAATTGGCCTCCGTCACCCAGATGCTGTAGTTGAGACTAGTTCTTTATCCAGTGTTACTCCTCCTGATGTTTGGTACAAGACATCTATTTCTGAAGAAACCATTGATAATGGCTGGTTATCAGCATTACAGCTTGAAGCAATTACTTACGCAGCCCAG CAACATGAAACATTCCTACCTAATGGAGATCGTGCCGGCTTCTTAATAGGCGATGGTGCTGGTGTAGGAAAAGGAAGGACAATAGCAGGAATCATCTATGAAAATTATTTGTTGAGTAGAAAACGGGCTTTGTG GTTCAGTGTTTCAAATGATTTAAAGTATGATGCTGAAAGAGATTTGAGGGATATTGGAGCAAAAAACATTTTGGTCCATTCATTGAATAAG tttaaatatggaaaaatttCTTCCAAACATAATGGGAGTGTGAAGAAGGGTGTTATTTTTGCTACCTATTCTTCCCTAATTGGTGAAAGTCAGTCTGGTGGTAAATATAAGACGAGGTTAAAACAACTTCTACATTGGTGTGGTGATGACTTCGATGGAGTG ATAGTTTTTGATGAATGTCATAAAGCAAAAAACTTATGTCCTGTTGGTTCTTCAAAGCCAACCAAGACAGGCTTAGCAGTTTTGGAACTTCAGAACAAATTGCCAAAAGCCAGAGTTGTCTATGCTAGTGCCACTG GTGCTTCTGAACCACGAAATATGGCCTATATGAACCGTCTTGGAATATGGGGTGAGGGAACTCCATTTAGAGAATTCAGTGACTTTATTCAGGCAGTAGAACGGAG aGGTGTTGGTGCCATGGAAATAGTTGCTATGGATATGAAGCTTAGAGGAATGTACATTGCTCGACAGCTGAGCTTTACTGGAGTGACCTTCAAAATTGAGGAAGTTCTTCTTTCTCAGAGCTATGTTAAAATGTATAACAAAGCAGTCAAACTG TGGGTCATTGCTCGAGAGCGGTTTCAGCAAGCTGCAGATCTGATTGATGCTGAGCAGAGAATGAAGAAATCCATGTGGGGTCAGTTCTGGTCTGCTCACCAGAGATTTTTCAAATACTTGTGCATAGCGTCCAAAGTTAAAAGGGTTGTGCAGCTAGCTCGAGAAGAAATCAAGAATGGAAAA tgtGTTGTAATTGGTCTGCAGTCTACGGGAGAAGCTAGAACATTAGAAGCCTTGGAAGAGGGCGGGGGAGAATTGAATGATTTTGTTTCAACTGCCAA AGGAGTGTTACAGTCACTCATTGAAAAACACTTCCCTGCTCCGGACAGAAAAAAGCTTTATAGTTTGCTGGGAATTGATTTGACAGCTCCAAGTAACAGCAGTTCACCAAGAGATAGTCCttgtaaggaaaataaaacaaagaagcgAAAAG GTGAAGAAATAACTCGAGAAGCCAAAAAAGCACGAAAAATAGGTGGCCTTACTGGTAGCAGTTCTGATGATAGTGGAAGTGAATCTGATGCCTCTGATAATGAAGAAAGTGACTATGAGAGCTCTAAAAACATGAGTTCTGGAGATGATGATGATTTCAATCCATTCAGAGATGAGTCTAGTGAGGATGATGAAGATG ATCCCTGGTTAATCAGAAAAGatcataagaaaaacaaagacaaaaaaaaaaggaaaagtatagaTCCAGATTCTATTCAAAGTGCCTTATTAGCATCAGGTCTTGGATCAAAACGACCTAGTTTTTCTTCTACACCAGTTATTTCACCTGCTCCTAATAGTGCACCAG CTAACAGTAACACCAACAGCAACAGTAGCCTTATAACAAGTCAGGATGCCGTGGAAAGGGCCCAACAGATGAAGAAAGACCTACTTGATAAACTAGAAAAATTAGCTGAAGACCTCCCTCCTAATACCCTGGATGAACTTATTGATGAACTTGGGGGCCCTGAGAACGTTGCTGAG ATGACTGGCCGCAAGGGGAGGGTTGTAAGCAATGATGATGGAAGCATATCTTATGAGTCAAGATCTGAACTTGATGTTCCTGTGGAAATACTAaatattacagaaaaacaaagatttatGGATGGAGATAAG AATATTGCTATCATCTCAGAAGCTGCCAGTTCGGGTATTTCATTACAAGCGGATAGAAGAGCTAAAAATCAAAGGCGGAGAGTTCATATGACTCTGGAGTTACCATGGAGTGCTGATAGAGCAATTCAGCAATTTG GACGGACTCATAGATCAAATCAAGTTACCGCTCCTGAAtatgtgtttctgatttctgaatTGGCAGGAGAACAAAGATTTGCATCTATTGTTGCTAAAAGACTTGAGAGTTTG GGCGCACTTACACATGGAGACAGAAGAGCAACAGAATCTAGAGATCTGAGCCGGTTCAACTTCGATAATAAG tatggAAGAAATGCTTTAGAAATTGTCATGAAATCCATCGTAAACCTAGATTCTCCTATGGTATCACCACCTCCAGACTATCCTGGAGAGTTCTTTAaag atgtTCGACAGGGACTGATAGGAGTTGGCCTAATAAATGTAGAAGATCGTTCGGGAATCCTTACTCTAGATAAAG ATTATAACAAcataggaaaattcttaaacagaattTTGGGCATGGAAGTACATCAACAGAATGCATTATTTCAGTATTTTGCGGACACGCTTACTGCAGTAGTtcaaaatgccaaaaaaaatggAAGATATGATATGGGAATCTTAG ATCTTGGTTCTGGAGATGAAAAAGTGAGGAAAAGTGATGTTAAGAAGTTTCTGACTCCAGGATATTCAACATCTGGCCATGTAGAATTATACACA ataagTGTGGAGAGGGGAATGTCCTGGGAGGAAGCTACCAAGATTTGGGCTGAGCTGACAGGACCAGATGATGGCTTTTATTTGTCACTGCAA ataagaAACAACAAGAAAACTGCCATCTTAGTTAAAGAAGTAAACCCTAAGAAGAAGCTTTTCTTAGTTTATAGACCAAATACCGGGAAACAGCTCAAATTAGAAATTTATGCTgatctaaaaaagaaatataagaag gtagtCTCCGACGATGCCCTGGTCCACTGGTTAGATCAGTATAATTCATCTGCAGATACTTGTACTCATGCTTATtg gcGTGGCAACTGCAAAAAAGCAAGCTTGGGATTAGTTTGTGAAATAGGTCTTCGTTGCCGCACATACTATGTATTATGTGGCTCAGTACTGAGTGTCTGGACAAAAGTTGAGGGTGTTCTTGCGTCTGTCAGTGGCACAAATGTGAAAATGCAGATAGTTCGCCTAAGAACAGAGGATGGACAACGGATTGTAg